In one Rutidosis leptorrhynchoides isolate AG116_Rl617_1_P2 chromosome 8, CSIRO_AGI_Rlap_v1, whole genome shotgun sequence genomic region, the following are encoded:
- the LOC139862457 gene encoding E3 ubiquitin-protein ligase AIRP2-like, with product MYGGSMRKSFKDSLKVLEADIQHANTLASDFPREYDGAYVQMRMSYSPAAQFFLFFVQWSDCHLAGALGLLRILIFQVYADGTTTMTTHERKASIREFYGTIYPSLMQLQSGVTDSEERKQKKVCMERYKKREDEDCNRCSDVDIEREEECGICMEMNSKLVLPKCNHSMCSNCYNDWRTRSLSCPFCRVSLKRVDSSELWVYVDYKEAVDMATITRENMKRFFMYIDKLPLVIPDSNFDTYDSHLM from the exons ATGTATGGCGGATCAATGAGAAAATCATTTAAAGATTCACTCAAAGTGCTTGAAGCAGATATACAACATGCTAATACTCT GGCATCTGATTTCCCAAGGGAGTATGATGGTGCGTATGTGCAGATGAGAATGTCGTATAGCCCGGCTGCACAGTTTTTCTTGTTCTTTGTTCAATGGTCCGACTGTCACCTTGCAGGTGCTCTTGGACTCTTGAGGATCCTTATTTTTCAG GTTTATGCAGATGGCACCACCACCATGACCACACATGAAAGGAAGGCAAGCATAAGGGAATTCTATG GTACGATATATCCATCTTTAATGCAACTTCAAAGTGGAGTGACTGATTCGGAAGAGAGAAAACAGAAGAAGGTATGCATGGAGAGGTATAAGAAAAGAGAAGATGAAGATTGCAATCGTTGTTCCGATGTTGACATCGAGAGGGAAGAAGAATGTGGTATTTGTATGGAGATGAATAGCAAACTCGTGTTACCCAAATGTAACCATTCCATGTGCTCAAACTGCTACAATGACTG GCGTACAAGATCACTATCATGTCCATTTTGCCGAGTCAGCCTAAAGAGAGTTGACTCGAGTGAACTTTGGGTGTACGTTGACTATAAAGAAGCGGTGGACATGGCGACAATAACTAGAGAAAATATGAAAAGATTCTTCATGTACATAGACAAGCTGCCCCTTGTTATACCTGACTCAAATTTTGACACATATGATTCGCATTTAATGTAA